The Rhodamnia argentea isolate NSW1041297 chromosome 10, ASM2092103v1, whole genome shotgun sequence sequence agcaaaagaaaaaggggcaATGAACCATATTTAACCTCGTCGCTAATTAGATacagaacataaaaaaaagttagcaaaCACCATTATTTATTGACATATGAAACAACAGTAGTTTTGACTGACCACAAAAAACTTAAATCGCGCATTTGTCACAATTTACAGAAAGAAAACGAGGAATCACTATTGATTTACAAAAGTCATGTCGACAAATGATGGTTGGATCAAGCGTTGTGAGCTCGAGTCACAGCTATGACCAGGAGGACCACGACGGATAGCAGAAACGACATTCTCAACTTTTCCTCAAAGGGGTCAGCATGTCCTGATGAGGCGGCCTCCTCATTTGGAGGCATCTGGAACAAGTCACCAACTAGCTTTGTGATCTTCTCGACCAGTTCCGTGACTTTTGCGACAGTGTTGTCAAACATCCACCTTACCACATTGACCACTCCATTGGAATCAATGGAGCTCTCATCCGAACTTATATCTGGAATACTAGTAATTTCCGCTGCGTGCAACCATGAAATCTAAAGTGAGTAGGCTAAAAATCTGTACTTATCACCAAGCAAGCCACTCCAAGTTCTGTCAAGCTTATATGAAGTGACGgtgcatttcttttttgtctacAAGTTCAGCACTTTGAGTGATATGTGTGAAGAGCACATTTGACGTACTGTAATAATAGCTGAGATCAAATACGGCCAAAAAACCAAATTTCGATTTCAACTCTAACACCAAAGCTCGGATGAGAAGTTCAAGCCCCtggatttatttgttttacatCTCAGACAAGTAACCGGGATATGGCAAAATGATGACAGGGAAATAAGTTCAGAAATTGCGGACCTGCCCACACTAGCACCTTTGTCAGAATCAACCGACGAAGATACGCCAAAATTATTATGGACCAAAAAGTCATGCTTCTCTGCTTTATTGGTAAACAACCTGAACTTTAATGAGATGATGCATTCTTTTTCAGGAGTGAAGAGATTCAGCTGAACAAACAGAATCGCAAATGTACCAAGCAAAATaagacaagaaaaatgcaaagacCTAATGGATTTGGCTTAAAGTATACCAACCTGCTTGGCATGATTCTCTGAGCTCCTTGACTACCTCATTATTCAAAACAGCATCCCAGACAGCTTTATCTGATGACAGTGAAATAACCATCCTCTGCCAAAATGGATCGGAAGAATATCAAGTAATGCATGAACATGTTTTGGGTGGAATGCTGATACATATAGGCTATTTCTTTGGCGAAGCCAGAGCACTCTTTGACACACTTTCAAAAGCATGTTAAATGTCATTGAAGGACAAGAAATTGCAACATCAATATCTAACTAAATCAGAATATgctattggaccaaaaaaaaaaaaaaaaaaaatcagaatatgcTTGCTTGCCAAATGTCTTCcaaaaacagggaaaaaaaagagagagagagagagagaagggctgGGTTCTGAGAGACTGTCAACACATTTTAATATTCACCATTCTTCAACAACAGCGCTTCAAATCATCTTCTGCAATCACATATTTATTATACGTCTGCACAGATAAATCCAGTAAATAGATACATGAATCCTTTGCatataactaaaaaaataaccTACCTGAACAGATGGGTCCCTCTGCAGCAAGTGGAAAGCGTCGCATACTCGTTCATAAGGTTGCAATGCTCCAGAGTTACAAAGATGAACAGCAGGCTCTATCCAATCCATCTCTGATCCAGAAGAAGAAACTCGAGGCAGCAAATTAGAGGCGTTTTTCACCTGATCTGTTAAATCCTTGTCCACATATGGACTGAATCTGTCCCGGACATACTGAGAGTATGGCCCAGAATCAAAAACCCTGCAGAGCAAATAATTCAGCCAAGGCCTTATAAGTTAAGATACACGACCAAAACAGTCAGAAAGTGACGAAAAGCATGTTGGGACTCGAATAAAATTAATGCAGAAGATGTTAAGAGGAAGGAGAGACACAGCCGATACTTCCACCGCCGTTGAAGGACGAGGAGGTATAAGTTCTAATATATGTTGCCGGGAACTAGCAAAGGCATATAAAAGGTCCATGCCATCATTATTGGAATATGCCATTCTGGCTGCAAAATCAAGTACATAGAGCTGCCTAAAATGTCCAGctcaaaaaaaaatctgctttGTCCATAGTTTCTGCTTAAATGAACCATCTATGCCGACACATTTACTCTCGCTTCCCTTTCTTATTACCCGAGGAGAGAAACCATTGAGTACTCACAGAGTACTATGTCATTAGTTACGCGGTCCATCCAACCATTCTGATTGTCTCGAATTACTTACAAATTCAGGCATATTTGTCACTAGCTGATAAAATGATGGCCTTATAGGAATTAGGAAACAAAGGAAACTCCAATGAAAACGAAAAGGTACAAGCAACAAGAAGATGGACCATCAAAAAGAGTTGAAAGCAACTCCATTAGTCCATTCCACGGCAGTAAAAATAGGTAGATATCAAACCTGCCGCTTCCAATAGAGCCAGCAGTTCAAATATGATCACGGAAACTATTTCCTCCATTATGCATCTACGTGCATGTTAACCATTAGTTTTCAACAAGATACCATCACGGCCGAAACTTATACCTTGTCAAATCATACCTATTAGTAATTACTtattagagagagaaattttgcTTCTTGGATAGCCTAAGCCACGTGTAATAGCTTGGCAACATCACTGCAATCACCAGTATGGTGGCCCCTAATCAGCCACAACCACAAGAAACAATGAAACCCCACGTTAAACCACTTTTGTGGGCCATCTCTATGCCACCCCCGATACATCAAAATCCATACTTCGACAAATGGAAACAGACCCGCCAATCCATTCGAAAGAGACGTTTCACAATCCCAAATACACACTCAAAATGcgtcacctcctcctcctcaaccTTTCCAACTTCCCAAGAAAGGATTAAAAAACACAAATAATGTTGAAACCCAAGGTAAAAACTTCGCAAGAACTTcaacaaaaaaacagaaaaagaaattagagaAATACATACTGTTGAATAGCAGAAACGGCACCGTGAACCTCGTCGGTGGAAGGAACAGACCCAAGAACAAAATCATCGAAGTGAAGGCTCCTCCTTTCGTCTTCATTCCCGTCACCGTACACCCACTCGTAATCATCGACCTCGGACGAAGGGGCAAATGGTAGCCACGTCGCCACGCCAGAAGCGGCAGATACAGGGACGGTGTTACATGGAGTGAAGGGCGAAGcagcagaggagagagaaagctggTGGCTAGAGCTGAGCTTGTGGCCAGAGCCAGAGGCACTTCTGGGAGAAGTAGGAGAGGAATTAGAGGAAGCAGCGAAGGATTCTTGAAACCCGCCGCCGCCGGCACCGCCAGCTCGGATGACCGACCGACCGAGAGTCCTAAACATGCTGTTGCTCCCACCTCCCATGCCACCGAATGAACCTCTTCTCATGCTCTCTGCTGGCGATGTGTTGTGCTATCCTCTCCGAAGATGGGAAATGTTGCTCGAGCGAGGCaggcgagagggagagagggcaAAGGTTGTGGCTTTTACTTGGGGGGGCGGGTGTCGCAGTCTCCGGCTCCAGAATCCAATCTTGTACACTTTTGCCTCGGACAGAGACCAGGCCGGGATGTGCGTTGAAGATTGGACGCAACGTTTTTTACTCCCTTCTAATCCTCGATTTTCTAAATAGGGGGATTTTGCAATTTGGCCCCTCTATTTTATTCTTATTGTGATAGGTCTCTCAATCCTTGCAATAGCATCGTAGAAGACCGTAAAAGaacaaagtaaaaaacaaaatccaacCTGTTAGAGATACGTTTAGAAGATTCTAAATGTTTCGATTGATTCTCCGAACGTGTCAAACCTGTTCATATGTCTCACTTAGTTGCGTTGTATCGTTAATTGATTATAATTGATATCATGatatctcattttcttaaatattcaTTTCGCGTCTTATTTATCATAACGTGAAATCATATATTCTTACCTCGATTTTTTCAAGCCTTTTAATGCATGGTACATCAAGAATATTAGAGCCTGGATGTTGTAATTTCCCTCCACGAGATGGGTTAATGCACCTATTAAATGCATGGCTTTCTAAAAAGTTTGAATTCGAAGGGGTTGAACTTGCGAAACCAATTCTCGGAGTGTCCAGAGTAATGGTATTACTGACTAACCAAACTTCGCCAGGGCCAAATTTGGCAATAATTTAGGATGGATAAGGCAAGATACATCTTTttggatatttgttgatggCACTTCAAATCGGACGATACCGAGCATGTTTAGGGGTTTAGGAGTGAAACAATCTTGCCATGTCTCAGTTTGCCAtgaaagaaaatgggaaaagagaaATATACATATGCATATGCGCTCGCCTCCACCTATAATTAAAATCGAATAACTAACTATCCATctttatatgtgtgtgtgtggagtGCACGCGCACGAGACGTGCATGTGAACTTATGACAATGATAATGAGATTATTATACAATGATTACCGCATTACTATTTTGTTCGATGtaaatcatcattttctaaTGCATCAAGTGCTATTCAACATACATAACATAACGAATATAAGAATGTTTGTCAATCTCAGGTGGTGTTTAGTGAATTTCCAAATAACATCTAATGCACCGTGAGCTTTTTTCTTCATCTAATCTAAAATTTACTTCCATTGACCTCGGTTCTATTATAAGCACGAATTAGAATATGTCATAACAACATGAAGAAATACAAACTCGTCTTCCGAATCCGTTAAATGTCAAGAAGAAACGCTCTCTACTTGTCGATTTTCAAATCGTTTCAAGAgagtgaaaagaagaaagagtttGCTTGTTGGAGACTGCAATTTGATAGGGAGATGAATGTTGGAGCCACAACGTGTGCAAATGCAAAGAATAGGAAGGGTGCGAAAACAACATGATGGAATCCAAGGTTGTTTTTTTCCCACAAGCAAGAAAGTTGGCATCCCATTAAACTAATTTAGTGGGCAGAAGAAATGACATCCGAAAGCACAAAGCTAAAGCGACGGAAAAGCGGCATGACATGAATTCGACAACCTACTGCATACGACTTTGTAATCAGGTAATCCCGGTCAGATTCACGTCCTCATCCTCAATCAATTACGAGGAATCGTCACATTTGGGTCGAGCAAAAGGTGATTGATTACGATTTGCGTTGGTTGTTCCGCTCAACTCCTCATGTCGTCTTCGTAATTATGTGTCTTTGTTGTCTTTCCATCTCAACCAGAAAAGATTGGGACTTGGTTGGTTCGTGACGAGACAATGCTTCGGTCGATTCCCGTCCGGTCTAATCCACAAGAGTACATCCCCCACGTGTCCAATTGAGCAAGTTCCTGCCGATTCAGTGGGGACCTAGAGCTAGTGATTCTTGACAACGCGACGGGACGGATTGTCGGAGTGGTAGATTGGTAGGTATCTCAACTTAAAAGAAGATTTTACTGTTAGGTTTTGATTTTTACTCGATGTAATTGGGTACATGCACAGCGAAATGATTATGATCTCGATGTCTATGAATTGCTTTCGACCGAAATTCGAGGAGGCGAATTTAATTTGGCACGATTCATATCACCCGGTCATGGAAGGATGCGGTGTCTTGTATTCAATGTGAGTATGTGATTCTGATGCgcgaattggtaccaattagTTATGCtcggagagagaaaaaaaagagagagaggaaagtatAGTTGCAATCGCATCCATTGAATTATACTCATTTCCCTCATAGTTCtttcattgaaaaaagaaaaaaccttaAGGATAGAGCGTGTTACATTCATTAGTGGAGTCAAAAGGTTGGGTaacgattttaatttttctcttttgaaaaggGTCATCGTGTTGATTAGCAAAACTCGTGCATCGCTCTGGATCGAAACGAGTTGGTATGGGCTTCATTTTGTTTACGCGGGCTCGATTCACGTGACCCAATCTGATGGATAAGCTGATGACCCGGAAAAGCCCAAGGATCAGTCGGGCCCATTTATCACTGGGCCTTATTGCAACACGGGCATACGAGGTCGAGCCCATCACCCGAGggggcattttagtcatttcgTCAATTGCACGCCTCTTCTTTTCTCGCTAAAACCCTAATCATATCGCCCATCACTCTTCTGCTGAGTGCCGACCTCCTCTCACGCTCGGCGAGTTTACCCGAAGAAGACGAGCTGCGATGGGTATGTAGTCCTCtcgactccctctctctctaaagaTCTTTACAAGTGTCGGCCTTGTTTAGCTTAGCTTTCAGATGCGCCAAAATGACACGTTCAATGCTTCCAGTTATGTCTAGTTGATGCAAATAGCCATAACGATTGATTCTGATTGAACGCGAGATGCGAAGAATTCAAGATGCTTTGTTTGATCTCCATCATGAGCTTGGTGTGAGGTTGTACGGACTGTTGGTTGTTTTAGATGATGGGGATTCACGAGTCTGCAACAAGTGGCGGGAAAGAAATGCCTTTTAGAACAGTATCTGATAACAGAGAAAACGCTGCTAGCTAGTTGGGTTTGCATTGACATACCCAGGCACAATTTCGTAAGTTGTTTGGGGAATTctaatggtcaaaaaaattctgGAATAGGAAAGGAAATATGAAATTGCCCTAAATCTTTCATGTTCTTCTCGAGTGTCCGTTCGCTGGAGCTTCTTTGAGCAGGATGCTGCATTTGATGACGTTAGTAAAACTGATTGGAGTTTTGAATTTGCCTTTGAACTTAAGCATTTGGAAAGGAAAACAAGTCACGTGGATCCATCTGCTGGGAAGTAGTATTCGATGTTGCGTTTCTCATtggattatttattttctgataACTTCTGTCACTACTTAGATGTCATTTTATGGTAGGTCTGAGACGCCTAGTTAATTTGAAAGCTATCTTATGCTGTAGAAATATGATTATGTAGCGTTTCCAGTCAGTAGCTTGATGTTATTGTTCTTGTTACGATTGTGGCATTCTAATTTATGAAGTTTGAATGTTAGGGGCTTATAAGTACGTGTCGGAGTTGTGGAGGAAGAAGCAATCAGACGTCATGAGGTTTCTGCAGAGGGTGAGGTGTTGGGAGTACCGCCAGCACCCTTCCATTGTGCGTGTCACTCACCCCACTCGCCCGGATAAGGCCCGTCGCCTGGGTTACAAGGCGAAACAGGTTTTTAATTTTGCCTCTGGATGTCCTTTTTCGTATTATGCCTGATGGTTTTCCTACCTGGTGTTGCATCTTATGCCATGCCCACAGGAGGTGCTTCtagaaatcataatttttttattcaaattaatCCCAGACATGTTGTGATTCAAATGGTAGCGTGGTcctttcgattcatgctcacgGTTGTGCCCGCATCTCCCCGTTACTTTGTCTCTCTCACTTCTCTTCTAGTGCTTGTGCCCTGTAATAAATGCTGaaatagggggaaaaaaaaaactggactGTTTTACTCTCTCTGCTACTTTAGAGATCATCGAACTGCTTTTCCAGGGCTATGTGGTCTATCGAGTACGTGTAAGGCGTGGTGGGAGAAAAAGGCCTGTTCCTAAAGGTATTGTGTATGGTAAACCCACAAACCAAGGTGTCACGCAGCTGAAATTCCAGCGCAGCAAGCGTTCCGTTGCAGAGGAGCGTGCTGGGAGGAAATTGGGTGGTCTCAAGGTCCTCAATTCCTACTGGCTTAATGAGGTAGGAACTCATTATGAAGCTTTTGTTCAAGGATGTTTACTCCTGGTATATTGTTTTCTCATGGGAAAGTATGAGTGATATTATTTTGGCTCTTGATTTTACATTGCATAGTTTTTCTTGGTTAAGCCCTTTCATATTCCGAGGCTAGTAGATTCTGGAATTCCATTTTTATGGGTTTACTTTATGCAGGATTCTACTTACAAATATTTTGAGGTTATCTTGGTTGATGCTGCACACAAGACCATTCGCAAGGATCCAAGAATCAATTGGATTTGCAACCCTGTGCACAAGCACAGGGAGCTTCGTGGACTCACTTCTGCTGGGAAGAAGTACAGAGGCCTGCGTGGAAAGGGGCACACGCATCACAAAGCACGACCTTCCAGAAGGGCCACTTGGAAGAGGAACAATACCCTCTCTCTGCGTCGTTACCGCTGATCTTCATGAGCATGTTTGTGACGTCTTACTCTTATTTACTTTTATCCTTGGTTTTCAGCTGTATTGGTTCTATACTGTGTTAGACACCAGAGGAGTTTGATTGACATTCAGACCATTGGAGTTTTTGCTTCTGAGCTCTATCTGCTGTGTTAATGGCTTTATGTCCTTTAGCTGGTTGAGTTCTTGGTGAAAGATTTTGTGGTTTATTAccattttgtttccttcaaagtTTTGTTTATCACTCTGCGGTCTGGTTCTGGAATCTGTGCTGGCCAATGTAATTCAGGTGGGTATAAGTTGGCGTCTTTACTCTTTCCCTCCGAAAGTAAATCACCGTGGAAATCTTAGTGACCACGAAACACCCAGATTAAACCAAAACAGAAAATATCGATCGCAAGCCCATTTTCTACTCTTGTTTTTCGTATGGGTTAGTGAGATATAAGTCTTCAAGGCTCTGTTTAGGACTCAACTTGAGAATGGTATGGAAAAATCTCTATGCAGGTACCGGGCGCTAATTTAATGATGAGCTTTTAGCCCAAACATGAGAATGTTTTTAAGTTGATGAAAATAGTGGATGGTTTGTCAAGCAATCTCTTGTGCACCTGCATTTTTGAGGAATCTAAAAACTGTCTTTTAATCTAGTTTTAGCTTCTAATTCCTTGTTCGTGCGGGAGGAAAAAGATGAAGGCTCGAACTGGGATTTGAACTTTTGCTCTTCAATTTTTGCACGAGATGGATAGATGTTAAAAGTATCTGCTTGCAACAGGAGGCCTGAATCTTTTCATAATACCGTAAATTGAAAGAGTGGATGGAAGTTGTATACCcgtattttccaaaatttgacaagactaaaattaaaaatcgagaAATTAGAGAATAGCAGCCCAGTTAGGAGTGGGTGAGAAAAGGGCAGGGCcacaaggacaaaaaaaaatgatgatacgGTGTAACGTGTGTGATCAGTTGTCCTCCATTAACGACACCATAGAAAACAAATTTCAAACAGTGGGAAGCACTCGGTAATTATGAGTTTTGAAAGCTTCTGGTGAAGAAAGTAGGAAAAAGGGAGCTGAAACTCATGATTTAGAGGAGACTAGGGGTTTTCGTGCTTCTAGCCTGGCCAAGGCGAAAATCGATCGTGAAGCGACTCCCCACTTTCCAGcacaaaatgatgaaatctCGAGTTTTGCTTAGAAGGTGAGATTCCTAAATCCTTGAGTGGATTTCATGTGGCGTCTTATGCTTTACCATGTGGAATTCCATGCGCTTCTCGGTTAGATGCTTATTCTTGTAAAAATCTGCATAGGTATTTGTCTCGACATATTTTGTTCTTGGACGGTCTGAAAGTAATCATTTACATAGTTATCGTGCAAATCTCATATTGACATCGTGCATTccgcaagaaaaagaagaaggagaaaatcaAAGTCCTGCCAAGCCTGAAATAAAACAACTTGAGATACGTTACAGAAGAACGAGCAAGACGAGACGTTGAATCAGCCTATTATGCTTAAACTAGCGAGTGATGTTGAGGAAAGAGCAAAGAAACCAGGCAGGAAtttgggtttttgcttatgcatGTTCTTTTCAAGAAGATGACTCATAGGCTGAaacccaatatttttttagggCAAGAATTGTTTCTACCATCAGCTTCGGAAAAAGCCAGAGGAGCTTCATATGGAACCACCATAAAAGCAAGCAGAGCAGGttccaaagaacaaaaaatctGTTCCTTTTACTTTCCTTTAGAAGGACTTAAAATCATTGGTCACATATTATAATTTCCTCGCACGTTCTTTCAGAAACAAAACCGAAGTGCTGCTCTACGCTCTCTTATAACTTCATGTTAAAGCATCTTTAACTGATGACACACTAAAAATGATGGCTCATGACCGGTAATGATAATACATGGGGGCCTCTTCATCAAATCAACGTTCACCTCCCTTAACTTTTCCGTTAGACCATGGAGACAAAATCGATTCATCCGAGCGAACGATCTCGAATTTGATATGGTATCTGCCGGCTTGTCATTTGTctgctttcaatttttttccccctttaacCCCATAAAGCGAAGGTCATTTTCCTTTGGCCATAGTTAAAAATTGCAGTGTCTCGCGATCTATAAGCAGCAAAGATGAATCTCTCCCAAGAGGGGTGTTACTTTCACTCTCCGGTTGGTCCACGAACTTGAGACTCGTGATGCAACATGATTCCAAATTACGTGTTGACGTAGAAGGGGGAAAGCAAGAGCTGAAATCATTCGTTAAGTAGGAATTAAGGCGACAGATTGCTAGAAATTAGAGGGTCTTAAAAGttgattttactatttttgttgACTTGAAATGGGGGTCTCACGTGCTTTGCTTGACTCAACTTCAAACCTTCATCATTCTACCTTTTGTTCCCACTAACATGCATGGGATGATTCAATGTCCACAGGCGTAGTGTGAGCTTCAATTGACTAGGAGTATCTTCGCCCATTAGAGCCCTTTTCGCCAGATTCACTT is a genomic window containing:
- the LOC115742770 gene encoding uncharacterized protein LOC115742770 isoform X1; this encodes MRRGSFGGMGGGSNSMFRTLGRSVIRAGGAGGGGFQESFAASSNSSPTSPRSASGSGHKLSSSHQLSLSSAASPFTPCNTVPVSAASGVATWLPFAPSSEVDDYEWVYGDGNEDERRSLHFDDFVLGSVPSTDEVHGAVSAIQQVFDSGPYSQYVRDRFSPYVDKDLTDQVKNASNLLPRVSSSGSEMDWIEPAVHLCNSGALQPYERVCDAFHLLQRDPSVQRMVISLSSDKAVWDAVLNNEVVKELRESCQAAEITSIPDISSDESSIDSNGVVNVVRWMFDNTVAKVTELVEKITKLVGDLFQMPPNEEAASSGHADPFEEKLRMSFLLSVVVLLVIAVTRAHNA
- the LOC115742770 gene encoding uncharacterized protein LOC115742770 isoform X2 — protein: MRRGSFGGMGGGSNSMFRTLGRSVIRAGGAGGGGFQESFAASSNSSPTSPRSASGSGHKLSSSHQLSLSSAASPFTPCNTVPVSAASGVATWLPFAPSSEVDDYEWVYGDGNEDERRSLHFDDFVLGSVPSTDEVHGAVSAIQQVFDSGPYSQYVRDRFSPYVDKDLTDQVKNASNLLPRVSSSGSEMDWIEPAVHLCNSGALQPYERVCDAFHLLQRDPSVQRMVISLSSDKAVWDAVLNNEVVKELRESCQAEITSIPDISSDESSIDSNGVVNVVRWMFDNTVAKVTELVEKITKLVGDLFQMPPNEEAASSGHADPFEEKLRMSFLLSVVVLLVIAVTRAHNA
- the LOC115742770 gene encoding uncharacterized protein LOC115742770 isoform X3 — encoded protein: MRRGSFGGMGGGSNSMFRTLGRSVIRAGGAGGGGFQESFAASSNSSPTSPRSASGSGHKLSSSHQLSLSSAASPFTPCNTVPVSAASGVATWLPFAPSSEVDDYEWVYGDGNEDERRSLHFDDFVLGSVPSTDEVHGAVSAIQQVFDSGPYSQYVRDRFSPYVDKDLTDQVKNASNLLPRVSSSGSEMDWIEPAVHLCNSGALQPYERVCDAFHLLQRDPSVQRMVISLSSDKAVWDAVLNNEVVKELRESCQAGCLPIKQRSMTFWSIIILAYLRRLILTKVLVWAGPQFLNLFPCHHFAISRLLV
- the LOC115742712 gene encoding 60S ribosomal protein L15-2 — translated: MGAYKYVSELWRKKQSDVMRFLQRVRCWEYRQHPSIVRVTHPTRPDKARRLGYKAKQGYVVYRVRVRRGGRKRPVPKGIVYGKPTNQGVTQLKFQRSKRSVAEERAGRKLGGLKVLNSYWLNEDSTYKYFEVILVDAAHKTIRKDPRINWICNPVHKHRELRGLTSAGKKYRGLRGKGHTHHKARPSRRATWKRNNTLSLRRYR